A stretch of the Archangium violaceum genome encodes the following:
- a CDS encoding DUF2283 domain-containing protein, producing MGQTDSKKKLGRFELRVSEDNQDVAYLRLPSHPGETCKMQKSVRLAELMGSYTGPDVVLDFDQDGVLVGIEILA from the coding sequence ATGGGGCAGACGGATTCCAAGAAGAAGCTCGGGCGCTTCGAGCTGCGAGTCTCCGAAGACAATCAGGACGTGGCCTATTTGCGCCTCCCGAGTCACCCCGGTGAGACCTGCAAGATGCAGAAATCGGTCAGGCTGGCCGAACTCATGGGGTCCTACACGGGCCCCGATGTGGTGCTCGACTTCGACCAAGATGGAGTTCTGGTCGGAATCGAGATCCTGGCGTGA
- a CDS encoding DUF2283 domain-containing protein, with amino-acid sequence MEQTDSKKKLGRFELRVSEDDQAVAYLRLPSHSGETCKMSKSIRLAELMGSYTGPDVVLDFDQDGVLVGIELLA; translated from the coding sequence ATGGAGCAGACGGATTCCAAGAAGAAGCTCGGGCGCTTCGAGCTACGAGTCTCCGAGGACGATCAGGCCGTGGCCTATTTGCGCCTCCCGAGTCACTCCGGTGAGACCTGCAAGATGTCGAAGTCGATCAGGCTGGCCGAACTCATGGGATCCTACACGGGCCCCGATGTGGTGCTCGACTTCGACCAGGATGGAGTCCTGGTCGGAATCGAGCTCCTGGCGTGA
- a CDS encoding transposase: MSMSATTKEAEEMDMKEQAEKFRKVVLERGGVGPRARYTTEQRQEALEYVRARQKQGASVEEAAKELGMSSWTLSRWGSAARRAGQQQPARAALVPVEVKAERAPVRGGGLVVHGPGGVRVEGLSLEDAVRLLRGLL; the protein is encoded by the coding sequence ATGAGCATGTCCGCCACCACCAAGGAGGCGGAAGAGATGGACATGAAGGAGCAGGCAGAGAAGTTCCGGAAGGTGGTGCTCGAGAGGGGAGGAGTGGGCCCGAGAGCGCGCTACACGACGGAGCAGAGACAGGAGGCGTTGGAGTACGTGCGAGCCCGGCAGAAGCAGGGGGCGAGCGTGGAGGAAGCGGCGAAGGAGTTGGGCATGAGCAGCTGGACGCTCAGCCGGTGGGGAAGCGCGGCGCGGCGAGCCGGCCAGCAGCAGCCCGCGAGGGCGGCGCTGGTACCGGTGGAGGTGAAGGCCGAGCGAGCCCCAGTGCGAGGAGGGGGGCTGGTGGTGCACGGGCCCGGGGGAGTGCGGGTGGAAGGGCTGTCGCTGGAGGACGCGGTGCGGCTGTTGCGGGGGCTTTTGTGA
- the tnpB gene encoding IS66 family insertion sequence element accessory protein TnpB (TnpB, as the term is used for proteins encoded by IS66 family insertion elements, is considered an accessory protein, since TnpC, encoded by a neighboring gene, is a DDE family transposase.), producing the protein MIGSTRRLAVYAYGQPCDMRKSFDALCGLVTQALGRDFLSGDVFLFVGRDRKRAKALFWDGSGLCLYAKRLEKGRFAPLWQRESGEQPLALTVSELALFLEGSELVGRAPLSPEPYKLVPLFQPQTAQGVTS; encoded by the coding sequence GTGATTGGCTCGACGCGTCGGCTCGCGGTGTACGCCTACGGGCAGCCGTGCGACATGCGCAAGAGCTTCGACGCGTTGTGCGGGCTGGTGACGCAGGCGCTGGGGCGGGACTTCCTCTCGGGAGACGTCTTCCTCTTCGTCGGACGGGACAGGAAGAGGGCCAAGGCGCTCTTCTGGGATGGCTCCGGCCTGTGCCTGTACGCCAAGAGGTTGGAGAAGGGACGCTTCGCCCCGCTGTGGCAGCGCGAGAGCGGCGAGCAGCCGCTGGCGCTGACGGTGTCGGAGCTGGCCCTCTTCCTGGAGGGCAGCGAGCTGGTGGGGCGAGCGCCGCTGTCGCCTGAGCCGTACAAGCTGGTGCCTCTCTTCCAACCCCAGACAGCGCAGGGGGTGACTTCGTGA
- a CDS encoding transposase domain-containing protein — translation MRGLALGRKNHYGSRSLRGTEVAALYYSLMETAKLCGVDPKRHLREAALAALRGDPIPLPNQLEQSEVG, via the coding sequence ATGCGCGGGCTGGCCCTGGGCCGCAAGAACCACTACGGCAGCCGGAGCCTGCGCGGCACCGAGGTGGCGGCCCTCTACTACAGCCTCATGGAGACAGCGAAGCTGTGCGGGGTGGACCCCAAGCGCCACCTGCGAGAGGCCGCGCTGGCGGCTCTGCGTGGAGACCCGATTCCCCTGCCCAACCAGCTCGAGCAGTCCGAGGTGGGCTGA
- a CDS encoding acyl-CoA dehydrogenase family protein has product MSHPFTEEHETFRRTVRRFVEKELAPHALEWDRAGIFPREVFRKCGELGLFGIHHDPRYGGSGLDYWFVTVLAEELARTDNAGVSMALMVQGQMATPILGEVGTEEQKREFLVPALAGEKIAALGMSEPGAGSDLANLRTTAKRVGGDYVINGSKMWITNGTRADFIILAVRTGGPGAAGISLVTLPTDVKGFQVSKKLEKVGNLSSDTAILYFEDCRIPARYALGRENDGFFHIMNGFQSERLVTAINAVAVMQRMLEEAIRYGRERESFGKRLIEYQVWRHKFAEHLTAVAAGRQLTYHTVELFQGKQRPLKEISMVKLYTGDLAQRVAYDCQQFYGGMGYIEETNIARAWRDVRLLTIGGGTSEMMKEIIAQTSGM; this is encoded by the coding sequence ATGAGCCATCCGTTCACCGAGGAGCACGAGACCTTCCGCCGGACGGTCCGCCGGTTCGTGGAGAAGGAGCTGGCCCCCCATGCCCTGGAGTGGGATCGCGCGGGCATCTTCCCGAGGGAGGTGTTCCGCAAGTGTGGCGAGCTGGGCCTCTTCGGTATCCACCATGATCCACGGTACGGAGGCAGCGGACTCGACTACTGGTTCGTGACCGTCCTGGCCGAGGAGCTGGCCCGCACGGACAACGCGGGCGTCAGCATGGCGCTGATGGTGCAGGGTCAGATGGCGACGCCGATCCTCGGCGAGGTGGGCACCGAGGAGCAGAAGCGCGAGTTCCTCGTCCCTGCGCTCGCCGGCGAGAAGATCGCCGCACTGGGGATGAGCGAGCCTGGAGCGGGTTCGGACCTGGCGAACCTGCGGACCACCGCGAAACGGGTGGGCGGGGACTACGTCATCAACGGCTCGAAGATGTGGATCACCAACGGGACCCGGGCGGACTTCATCATCCTGGCGGTGCGCACGGGTGGCCCGGGTGCCGCGGGCATCTCTCTGGTGACCCTGCCCACCGACGTGAAGGGCTTCCAGGTATCGAAGAAGCTGGAGAAGGTGGGCAACCTCTCCTCGGATACGGCCATCCTCTACTTCGAGGACTGCCGGATTCCGGCGCGCTACGCGCTGGGCCGGGAGAACGACGGCTTCTTCCACATCATGAACGGCTTCCAGTCCGAGCGGCTGGTGACGGCGATCAACGCCGTCGCGGTGATGCAGCGAATGCTGGAAGAGGCCATCCGGTACGGACGAGAGCGCGAGTCCTTCGGCAAGCGGCTCATCGAGTACCAGGTGTGGCGCCACAAGTTCGCCGAGCACCTGACCGCGGTGGCGGCCGGCCGGCAACTCACCTACCACACGGTGGAGCTCTTCCAAGGGAAGCAGAGGCCATTGAAGGAGATCTCCATGGTCAAGCTGTACACGGGAGACCTCGCCCAGCGGGTGGCCTACGACTGCCAGCAGTTCTACGGAGGCATGGGCTACATCGAGGAGACGAACATCGCCCGGGCCTGGAGGGACGTGCGCCTGCTGACCATCGGCGGAGGGACCTCCGAGATGATGAAGGAGATCATCGCCCAGACCTCCGGGATGTAG
- a CDS encoding M20/M25/M40 family metallo-hydrolase, giving the protein MRAREKTIDFLKWMVEQYSPSHHEHAFSRSLAEHLERRGWRAHTDEVGNTIASMGEGNTCIALLGHIDTVPGEVPVRIEDGRLFGRGTVDAKGAIGAFIEAVELLEESERAGKKFLLLGCVEEEVAITRGAFHVRERYRPDFVINGEPSGAHAVTIGYKGLVRAELEYRAIRRHTASRDYRAAAEHVVEAWNALRGHCDAWNRERPLFEQDIPSLTSFQTGSTDTEEWARASVNIRTGPHSDGDQLLALLGGVPGVSVKAVSNKKAVSTDGNDELSRTFKKAIRERGARPTLRLKTGTSDWNTVAAAWQVPTLAYGPGDSSLDHTPHEHIDLNEYEEGVSVLARVLALLPAKSGG; this is encoded by the coding sequence ATGCGGGCACGTGAGAAGACGATCGATTTCCTCAAGTGGATGGTGGAGCAGTACAGCCCCAGCCACCACGAGCATGCGTTCTCCCGCTCGCTGGCCGAGCACCTGGAGCGCCGCGGTTGGCGCGCGCACACCGACGAGGTGGGCAACACGATCGCGAGCATGGGCGAGGGCAACACGTGCATCGCGCTGCTCGGCCACATCGACACCGTGCCTGGCGAGGTGCCGGTGCGCATCGAGGACGGCCGTCTCTTCGGACGCGGAACCGTGGACGCCAAGGGGGCGATCGGAGCCTTCATCGAGGCCGTCGAGCTGCTCGAGGAGAGCGAGCGTGCCGGGAAGAAGTTCCTGCTGCTCGGGTGCGTCGAGGAGGAGGTCGCCATCACCCGCGGCGCGTTCCATGTGCGCGAGCGCTACCGTCCGGACTTCGTCATCAACGGAGAGCCAAGCGGCGCCCATGCCGTCACCATCGGTTATAAGGGGCTCGTCCGGGCCGAGCTCGAGTACCGCGCGATCCGGCGTCACACGGCTAGCCGCGACTACCGAGCCGCCGCCGAGCACGTCGTCGAGGCCTGGAACGCGCTCCGCGGCCACTGCGACGCGTGGAATCGCGAGCGTCCACTCTTCGAGCAGGACATCCCCTCGCTGACGTCTTTCCAGACGGGCTCGACGGATACCGAGGAGTGGGCCCGGGCCAGCGTGAACATCCGCACTGGACCGCACAGTGATGGAGACCAACTGCTGGCGCTCCTGGGCGGTGTTCCCGGTGTGAGCGTAAAGGCGGTCTCGAACAAGAAGGCGGTCAGCACGGATGGGAACGACGAGCTCTCTCGCACGTTCAAGAAGGCCATCCGCGAGCGGGGCGCCCGGCCGACGCTGCGGCTGAAGACGGGGACCTCCGATTGGAACACCGTGGCGGCGGCGTGGCAGGTGCCCACCCTCGCCTACGGCCCTGGCGATTCCTCCCTGGACCACACGCCCCACGAGCACATCGACCTCAACGAATACGAGGAGGGCGTCTCGGTGCTCGCGCGAGTGCTCGCCCTGCTGCCCGCGAAGTCGGGAGGATGA
- a CDS encoding [LysW]-aminoadipate kinase produces the protein MSASCIVVKIGGAAGVDLENVCNDVAELVRQGERVVVVNGGSDAGERLLKLHSIERPEVSTPSGNVVRLTNAVTLRILMMAWVGEVNKRIVLSLGERGLSAVGLCGADGRALVAKRRPPLKINDGGRIRIDREHLAGEIQSVNTLLLGSLLDQGHVPVLCPPAITEDGVLVNADADQVAASIATALGARSFVMLSNVPGLLENPNDPLTLVRHSDDVEGCMQLAAGRMRYKLDAARKALQGGVPAVYVSSSRVHRPVFVALTEESGTKFTLPPKQKDATHAGT, from the coding sequence ATGAGCGCGTCCTGCATCGTGGTCAAGATCGGCGGCGCCGCGGGGGTCGATCTCGAGAACGTCTGCAATGACGTCGCGGAGCTCGTCCGTCAGGGCGAGCGCGTCGTCGTGGTGAATGGTGGCTCGGACGCGGGAGAGCGCCTGCTGAAGCTTCACTCCATCGAGCGCCCCGAGGTGAGCACCCCCTCGGGCAACGTGGTGCGGCTCACGAACGCGGTCACCCTGCGCATCCTGATGATGGCGTGGGTGGGCGAGGTGAACAAACGCATCGTCCTGTCGCTCGGGGAGCGGGGCCTCTCCGCGGTGGGGCTCTGCGGCGCGGACGGGCGGGCGCTCGTCGCGAAACGGAGGCCACCGCTGAAGATCAACGACGGAGGGCGCATCCGGATCGACCGGGAGCACCTCGCCGGAGAAATCCAATCGGTGAACACGCTGCTGCTGGGGTCGCTGCTGGACCAGGGCCACGTGCCCGTCCTCTGCCCTCCCGCGATCACGGAGGACGGCGTCCTGGTGAACGCCGACGCGGACCAGGTCGCCGCGTCCATCGCCACCGCGCTCGGCGCCCGCTCGTTCGTGATGCTGTCGAACGTGCCTGGGTTGCTCGAGAATCCGAATGATCCGTTGACGCTCGTGCGGCACAGCGACGACGTGGAGGGCTGCATGCAGCTCGCCGCCGGACGCATGCGGTACAAGCTGGATGCCGCGCGCAAGGCGCTCCAGGGCGGAGTCCCCGCCGTCTACGTGAGCTCCTCCCGAGTGCATCGGCCGGTGTTCGTCGCCCTCACCGAGGAGTCCGGCACGAAGTTCACCCTCCCTCCGAAGCAGAAGGACGCGACGCATGCGGGCACGTGA
- a CDS encoding SDR family oxidoreductase — MELGLAGRVALVAGGSSGLGLAVAEELAKEGAHVAIGSRDPEKLARAERRLKELARGQVHATSVDLKNPDAIHRWVEDIASRMGGLHIAVTNSGGPPPGPATKFGISAYRDAVDSVLLPPISLALAALPYMKSARWGRLLFITSETVVRPVARFALSGFSRLGIVGFSSALVQELGDCGVTVNVLAPGYTRTPPVERTAGAEGDMDAGLRAMAAHIPLRRVGRPEEFAAAAAFLASERASFITGTVQLVDGGASVIG, encoded by the coding sequence GTGGAACTGGGACTGGCAGGTAGGGTCGCGCTCGTCGCGGGAGGCTCGAGCGGACTGGGACTGGCCGTCGCCGAGGAGCTGGCGAAGGAAGGTGCTCATGTCGCCATCGGCTCGCGCGACCCGGAGAAGCTCGCCCGGGCCGAGCGCCGGTTGAAGGAGCTCGCCCGCGGCCAGGTGCATGCGACCTCCGTGGACTTGAAGAACCCCGATGCCATCCACCGCTGGGTAGAGGACATCGCCAGCCGCATGGGGGGCCTCCACATCGCGGTGACGAACAGCGGCGGGCCGCCTCCGGGCCCGGCGACGAAGTTTGGCATTTCCGCCTACAGGGATGCCGTCGACTCGGTGCTCCTGCCGCCCATCAGCCTGGCCCTGGCCGCCCTCCCCTACATGAAGTCGGCCCGGTGGGGGCGCCTGCTCTTCATCACGTCCGAGACGGTCGTCCGGCCCGTAGCCCGGTTCGCGCTCTCGGGCTTCTCCCGGCTCGGCATCGTCGGGTTCTCGTCCGCGCTCGTCCAGGAGCTCGGGGACTGCGGTGTCACCGTCAACGTGCTCGCCCCCGGCTACACCCGCACGCCCCCGGTCGAGCGCACCGCCGGAGCCGAGGGAGACATGGACGCCGGGCTGCGCGCCATGGCGGCCCACATCCCGCTGCGCCGGGTGGGACGGCCGGAGGAGTTCGCCGCCGCCGCCGCCTTCCTCGCCAGTGAGCGGGCCTCGTTCATCACGGGGACGGTGCAGCTCGTCGATGGCGGAGCGAGTGTGATCGGATGA
- a CDS encoding sulfotransferase produces MSQSNLKVLYITGWCRNGSTIIGNVLNEVKGFFHTGELSFLWKNAYGNGSNTFCGCGEALTRCGVWSKVLEEETPPGQTPASHAREIVKRQTRAVRTRHTWSILRDGTRAEDVREYAAMLSRTYHAIAKVTGSHTLVDSGKLPSEAALLPHVEGITPYFLYLVRDPRAAAHSWTKTKQYVVPMSAFRSTAYWVGFNLASEAIIRRYPDRSFFLRYEDFIADPANVVQALLELVGAGDATNPVKGRTVDLGKNHTVTGNPDRFRNGPTLLRPEDDGWRKELPARARSITQALSWPLMARYGYFQPPRTQARQGVDSKTATNDTREDIRGTGTGR; encoded by the coding sequence GTGTCTCAATCCAACCTCAAGGTCCTCTACATCACCGGGTGGTGCCGCAACGGCAGCACGATCATCGGAAACGTGCTCAACGAGGTGAAGGGTTTCTTTCACACCGGCGAGCTCAGCTTCCTTTGGAAGAATGCCTACGGCAACGGCTCCAACACCTTCTGTGGCTGCGGTGAGGCACTGACCCGCTGCGGCGTCTGGTCGAAGGTGCTCGAGGAGGAGACGCCCCCCGGCCAGACTCCCGCGTCCCATGCTCGGGAGATCGTGAAGCGTCAGACGCGGGCCGTCCGGACCCGGCACACCTGGAGCATCCTCCGGGACGGGACTCGCGCGGAGGATGTGCGCGAGTACGCGGCCATGCTGAGCCGGACGTACCACGCCATCGCGAAGGTGACGGGCAGCCATACCCTGGTGGACAGCGGGAAGCTCCCGTCCGAGGCGGCGCTCCTGCCGCACGTGGAAGGGATTACGCCCTACTTCCTCTACCTCGTGAGGGATCCGCGCGCCGCCGCGCACTCCTGGACGAAGACGAAGCAGTACGTCGTCCCGATGTCCGCGTTCCGCAGCACCGCCTACTGGGTTGGGTTCAACCTGGCCTCCGAGGCCATCATCCGGCGCTACCCGGATCGCTCGTTCTTCCTCCGGTACGAGGACTTCATCGCCGATCCGGCCAACGTGGTGCAGGCCCTGCTCGAGCTCGTCGGAGCGGGAGATGCGACCAATCCGGTGAAGGGCCGGACCGTCGACCTGGGGAAGAACCACACCGTCACCGGCAATCCGGATCGCTTCCGCAACGGGCCCACGCTCCTGCGCCCGGAGGACGACGGGTGGAGGAAGGAGCTCCCCGCCCGCGCGAGGAGCATCACCCAGGCGCTGTCATGGCCGCTGATGGCCCGCTACGGCTACTTCCAGCCCCCGCGCACCCAGGCCCGTCAGGGCGTGGACTCCAAGACCGCGACGAACGACACCCGGGAGGACATCCGTGGAACTGGGACTGGCAGGTAG
- a CDS encoding family 3 encapsulin nanocompartment shell protein produces MSTNGTAGTEVSPGRAFAAAVVSQGTKASVEFSTTITDSFPGFKRRPRIAVRGLFKVVKTEQQQVKYWYETRPQAEITEHVIDAQLRQEATFEFHSDKTQLKPTTAWVQINPALLDDPEALATFIDYRLLVRLCTAENQALARGPGGERVRGLLETPGVTRLAAKETPVASLLAACDRVEQVGGSADGILMNPADYYRYFVGQGSLLKDLADMGVRIARARMVNPGTIIVGDYTAAATIFDSGRSIIRFAEPPKGIFPREGLAVCGEIYEALVVHLPTHFYVAALT; encoded by the coding sequence ATGAGCACGAATGGTACCGCGGGGACCGAGGTGTCCCCCGGGCGGGCTTTTGCCGCCGCCGTTGTCTCCCAGGGCACGAAGGCATCCGTGGAGTTCTCCACGACGATCACGGACTCCTTCCCGGGCTTCAAGCGCCGTCCGCGCATCGCGGTCCGCGGCCTCTTCAAGGTCGTGAAGACGGAGCAGCAGCAGGTCAAATACTGGTACGAGACCCGTCCCCAAGCCGAAATCACCGAGCACGTCATCGACGCACAGCTGCGGCAGGAGGCCACGTTCGAGTTCCACTCGGACAAGACGCAGCTGAAGCCGACCACGGCGTGGGTGCAGATCAACCCCGCCCTGCTGGATGATCCGGAGGCGCTCGCGACGTTCATCGACTACCGGCTCCTCGTGCGTCTGTGCACGGCGGAGAACCAGGCGCTCGCGCGTGGCCCCGGTGGCGAGCGCGTGCGCGGTCTGCTGGAGACCCCGGGCGTCACCCGCCTGGCGGCGAAGGAGACTCCGGTGGCCTCGCTCCTGGCGGCGTGTGATCGCGTGGAGCAGGTGGGCGGCTCGGCCGACGGCATCCTGATGAACCCGGCGGACTACTACCGCTACTTCGTCGGACAGGGCAGCCTGCTCAAGGACCTCGCGGACATGGGCGTGCGCATCGCCCGCGCGCGCATGGTCAACCCGGGCACCATCATCGTCGGTGACTACACCGCCGCCGCGACCATCTTCGACAGCGGCCGATCCATCATCCGTTTCGCCGAGCCGCCCAAGGGCATCTTCCCCCGCGAGGGTCTCGCCGTGTGCGGGGAGATCTACGAGGCGCTCGTGGTCCACCTGCCCACGCACTTCTACGTGGCTGCACTCACCTGA